The DNA sequence CCCGACCGTGCCACAAAAGCCACTACCGGCCCCTACTGAAAAACCTGCCGAGCAACCGCTCGGGGTTCCGGAGCACTAATGGCCCGCCCATCGAATTCCAGCAAAAAACCCGTTCACAACGGAGTGAATCAATTGCGCATCATCGGCGGCGAATGGCGCAGCCGCCGCCTGAGCTTCCCGGACGCCCCCGGCCTTCGACCGACCCCGGACCGGGTCCGCGAAACCCTGTTCAACTGGCTCGCGCCTTACGTAGCAGGCGCCCGGGTGCTCGACCCGTTCGCTGGCAGCGGTGCGCTGTTTCTCGAAGCGCTGTCCCGCGGCGCGGCGATGGGCCAGGCATTGGACGCCAGCAGCCTGGCGGTCTCCAGCCTGAAAGAACACCTGGGGACCCTGCGCTGCACCGTCGGCCAGGTGCAGACCGCCGACGCGCTGCGCTACCTGGATGGACAACCGGCGACCCCCTTCGACCTGGTGTTCCTGGACCCACCGTTCAACCAGAATCTGCTGCCTGCAGTCTGTGCCTTGCTCGAGGAACGGCATTGGCTGGCCGAGGATGCCTGGGTCTACACTGAAAGCGAGACCGCCCCGTCCACCCTGGGCTTGCCGGGCAATTGGCGCCTGCATCGCGAGCAGAGGTCTGGACGGGTGTATTACGCGTTGTGGCAACGTATGGCAGAGACCGTTAGTTGAACGGCTGGCCAGTGCATCGAGAATAATAATAATGATGTCCGCTGCATCTGAACGTTTCGTCCCCGCCCTGGGCCTTGGCAATCCGCACTTGCAAACCTTGTGGGGTCCACTATGGCGCAAGACCACCCACGTCGATCGCGAACGCGAGCGCCTCTGGCTCGATGACGGCGACTTCCTCGACCTCGACTGGCATGGGCCCCACAGCGCCAATGCGCCACTGGTGCTGGTGCTGCACGGGCTGACGGGCTCTTCCAACTCGCCTTACGTCGCCGGCCTGCAACAAGCCCTCGGCGGCCAGGGTTGGGCCAGTGTCGCGCTGAATTGGCGCGGCTGTTCGGGCGAGCCAAACCTGTTGCCCCGCAGCTATCACTCCGGCGTCAGCGAAGACCTGGCCGCCACGATCACCCATCTTCGCGCCCGACGGCCCTTGGCGCCGCTGTTTGCGGTGGGTTATTCACTGGGCGGCAATGTGCTGCTCAAGCACCTGGGGGAAACCGGCGGCGACAGCCAGCTGCAGGGCGCGGTGGCGGTCTCGGTACCGTTCCGCCTCGACCAGTGCGCTGATCGCATCGGCCAGGGATTTTCCAAGTTCTACCAGGCGCATTTCATGCGTCAACTGGTGGCCTACGTGCGCAACAAGCAACACCAGTTCCAGCACGACGGACGCCACGAAGGGCTGGCGACCCTGACGGCGCTAGGCCCACTGGAAAACATGCGCACCTTCTGGGACTTCGACGGCCGGATTACGGCGCCGTTGCACGGGTTCTCGGATGCGGCGGATTATTATCGCCGCGCCTCCAGTCGTTATTTCATGGGTGGGATCAAGACACCGACCCTGGTCATCCAGGCTGCCGATGATCCTTTTGTGTTCCCCCACAGCTTGCCCGAACCCGGCGAGCTGTCCGCCTCGACCCAACTCGAGCTGCACGCCCAGGGCGGGCATGTGGGTTTTGTCGACGGGACCTTGCGGCGCCCGGGGTATTAC is a window from the Pseudomonas brassicacearum genome containing:
- the rsmD gene encoding 16S rRNA (guanine(966)-N(2))-methyltransferase RsmD encodes the protein MARPSNSSKKPVHNGVNQLRIIGGEWRSRRLSFPDAPGLRPTPDRVRETLFNWLAPYVAGARVLDPFAGSGALFLEALSRGAAMGQALDASSLAVSSLKEHLGTLRCTVGQVQTADALRYLDGQPATPFDLVFLDPPFNQNLLPAVCALLEERHWLAEDAWVYTESETAPSTLGLPGNWRLHREQRSGRVYYALWQRMAETVS
- a CDS encoding hydrolase, which codes for MSAASERFVPALGLGNPHLQTLWGPLWRKTTHVDRERERLWLDDGDFLDLDWHGPHSANAPLVLVLHGLTGSSNSPYVAGLQQALGGQGWASVALNWRGCSGEPNLLPRSYHSGVSEDLAATITHLRARRPLAPLFAVGYSLGGNVLLKHLGETGGDSQLQGAVAVSVPFRLDQCADRIGQGFSKFYQAHFMRQLVAYVRNKQHQFQHDGRHEGLATLTALGPLENMRTFWDFDGRITAPLHGFSDAADYYRRASSRYFMGGIKTPTLVIQAADDPFVFPHSLPEPGELSASTQLELHAQGGHVGFVDGTLRRPGYYLERRIPTWLAHLRRE